A single region of the Eulemur rufifrons isolate Redbay chromosome 8, OSU_ERuf_1, whole genome shotgun sequence genome encodes:
- the LAMTOR5 gene encoding ragulator complex protein LAMTOR5 isoform X2 — protein sequence MSLKSSVRMKNPSIVGVLCTDSQGLNLGCRGTLSDEHAGVVSVLAQQAAKLTSDPTDIPVVCLESDNGNIMIQKHDGITVAVHKMAS from the exons ATGTCGTTGAAATCGTCTGTACG AATGAAGAATCCATCCATCGTTGGAGTCCTGTGCACAGATTCACAAGGACTTAATCTGGGCT GCCGTGGGACCCTGTCGGATGAACATGCTGGAGTGGTATCTGTTCTAGCCCAGCAAGCAGCTAAGCTAACCTCCGACCCCACTGATATTCCCGTGGTGTGCCTAGAATCAGATAATGG GAACATTATGATCCAGAAGCATGATGGCATCACGGTGGCAGTGCACAAAATGGCCTCTTGA
- the PROK1 gene encoding prokineticin-1: MRGTVQVSIILLLVTVSDCAVITGACERDVQCGARTCCAISLWLRGLRMCTPLGREGEECHPSSHKIPFLGKRQHHTCPCLPNLLCSRFLDGRYRCSINLKNINF, encoded by the exons ATGAGAGGCACCGTGCAAGTCTCAATCATTCTCCTGCTAGTAACTGTGTCGGACTGTGCTGTGATCACCGGG GCCTGTGAGCGGGACGTCCAGTGTGGCGCACGTACGTGCTGTGCCATCAGCCTGTGGCTGCGAGGGCTGCGGATGTGCACCCCCCTGGGGCGGGAAGGAGAGGAGTGTCACCCCAGCAGCCACAAG ATCCCCTTCCTCGGGAAACGGCAGCACCACACCTGTCCCTGCCTGCCCAACCTGCTGTGCTCCAGGTTCCTGGACGGCAGGTACCGCTGCTCCATAAACTTGAAGAACATCAACTTTTAG
- the LAMTOR5 gene encoding ragulator complex protein LAMTOR5 isoform X1, which translates to MAGGMEATLEQHLEDTMKNPSIVGVLCTDSQGLNLGCRGTLSDEHAGVVSVLAQQAAKLTSDPTDIPVVCLESDNGNIMIQKHDGITVAVHKMAS; encoded by the exons ATGGCCGGCGGGATGGAGGCGACCCTAGAGCAGCACTTGGAGGACAC AATGAAGAATCCATCCATCGTTGGAGTCCTGTGCACAGATTCACAAGGACTTAATCTGGGCT GCCGTGGGACCCTGTCGGATGAACATGCTGGAGTGGTATCTGTTCTAGCCCAGCAAGCAGCTAAGCTAACCTCCGACCCCACTGATATTCCCGTGGTGTGCCTAGAATCAGATAATGG GAACATTATGATCCAGAAGCATGATGGCATCACGGTGGCAGTGCACAAAATGGCCTCTTGA